GTCTGATTTAGATAATTAAATCTTAGAGAATATGagattatgtatttttaacttgtctcaagtgaattaatgaatatttgaTTCCCTACCACATTCAGTCACATATTATCTCAACATATTTAACTCACTGTTGACGACACACATGTAGCTAATCAGTATTCATCAgaggataaaaaggaatgataatcTTTCTAGTTGTGTTCAATGGGAATGAGTTTTAAATTCCTTCTTTATTCCAGATCCCTTTAAGATGCACCATGATGACAGCCTGGAAGATTTGCTCTTTCTCCCCAGTGGAACAACCAGTGCTTCAGCATCTGCAGAACAAAATGATCCCCTGAAAGACAGTTATGGTATGACTTCTCCAGCTGGATTTATTTCTTAACTCCATCAATTAATTTGGCTTTTCACCCATCACCTTTGAAGTGAATCACTAGGCAAAGTCATGTTTAGGGGCTCTGGCTCTGACAAGGCTCCTTCTAGATTAGTCACAGAGAATTCATAGTTGGGCTGCTCAGGttcagctcacctcctctcatgggaTCTTGAATCCTATATCCTAGGGCCAGGTTCTGTCTCCACATTTTTATTAGTTCATGGCCTTCTGCAAGTTATGTCCTCCCTAAACTTTGGTTTCTTTATAAAATGGGGCCACCACTTGTTCTTACCTTAAAGATGTGgtgttgatgaaataaaatttatgtaaaagtACTTCGCATAGTTTCTGGTACATGGTAAACTAAACGTTAAACAGATCTTAGTTATCAATTAGTAGTTTCCTCATTCCTGGTTTTGTATAACTTAACATGAATGTGGCCAAGGTACTGTAGGGCAGGCAAAACTTTACTTCTACCCATCTTTGGTGTTCAGTTGAGACTCTATAGACaggttaataagaaaaaaacaaatagtttATTAACGCATGCAACATACATCACATGGGAGGAAAGTAACTCAAAGGTGTAGCTTAGAAATtcagtttgggacttccctggtggcacagtggttgagaatccacctgccaatgcagggcacatgggttcaagccctggtctgggaagaccccacatgctgcagagcagctaagcccttgcaccacaatcactgaccctgcgctctagagcctgtgagccacaactactgagcccgcgtggcagaactaccgaagcccatgtgcctagagctcatgcttcGCAAGGAAAACcggcgcacctcaacaaagagtagcccctgctcgctgcaactagagaaagtccgcgtgcagcaacgaagacccaacacagtcaaaaatatataaacaaaaaagcaaaataaataaatttattttaaaaaagaaagaaattcagtttGTGTAGCATCCTCAACAAAGAATATTAAATTTGTAGAGAAATGACAGGATAAAGGAAAGCAGTTTTACACTTCCAAGAGTCATACTTCGGGAAGGTAAGTATATGAGAGGGAACtaatggagtcaggtttgtttgCATATTCTTTTGGTGCCCTCTCTGGCCTGATAAGTGTCTCTTGCCagtgaaaggaaaatttatatcCTGCCTTCAGGCAGAAAGGGAGGAGCTTTTTCTCAATTTGTTGTTTgcttaattgccttcagctcaaaatttTTATGTCAAAGGGGCATATTTTGGGGTAACATGTTCTGGTTTCCTTCAGTACCCATCATCAGTAAGTCCCACTTCAAATAATgcttataattttgtatttgtaaagATCCTGGCTAGTAGTTGTATGTTTCACTTATGCTCTTCTTTGGCCTGATGATCTCTTGCAAGAAGGATGTTAAATGAGTTGACTTTGATGCAATCCATCTAGTCTCCTGATTTGATTTTGGCTTTGACTCCTGTTTTTTCAGCTCACTACCTAGGCAGTCACTTAGTTGCATTGACTTCTTTCTTTACAgcatctttcttctcttcctttctgctcCCTCTGCTTTACGCCATGCAAGCCCCTATCACTTCATGCCTAGACCACCTCAGTGGTCGCCTGTCAGACTTCCTGCTCTCctttaaaattaattctgaatATACCTGATCATCTGACTCCCTGTTCTGTATTCATGTCTCATTTTTATGATTAAGACCTTAAGACAgctcccccacacacactttttttctctaaattctctGGTTTTCTGGATTTTTTCTTCTACTGTTTGTTCTAATCCCATTTTCCCTCTCTGGTATACAAGATCTGTTTGAATCAGACTAATCTCATAGTCCCAGAAACATTCTTGTCCTGTTGGCATCCTCGTTCTTTTCTTTGCTCAGTGAGCTCTCCATCCTTGAAATTGACTActctcccctctcttcctgcTCTTGCTTCTCCTCTGAAGCCTTCTGTGACTGTGCTGGTCTCATGGTTCTTTTGAAATTCTTATAGCATTTAGTCCATACTACACAGTTTACTTTATTTGATATATGTCTATCTTGCCTCTCTAGCTAAATTGTAATAATCTTGATGGCAAGGACCAGGCGATACTAAATCCCATGTGATATTAGGTCTGGCAGAGGACAGCATAATAATAATGCTTTTACATCTGTCTAGTTCTTAataatttacaaagcattttcacaaaAGTGTCTTCTAATGTTGGAAAGGGTTGTATGTTAATCtcactgtacagatgaggaattgATTCACTGTCCCTTACTGTATGTTGCGTTCTGTTGGTTGTGATGTAGGAGCAAGAGCTCGTCCtttgctattttttatttatttatttttttaatatctttattggagtataattgctttacaatggtgtgttagtttctgctttataacaaagtgaatcagctatacaaatacatatatccccatatctcctccctcttgcgtctccctcccaccctccctattctttGGTGTTTTTGAATCTTTGTAAAACATTGTAGAAGGTGGCCAGTCAGTGTCAATCAGCAGGGCAGCAGCCTAACAATTAGCCAAAACCTGGAGAATGTCAGCggtttttactttaaaactttcttgCTTTGTTTCTTGTTGGTCCTTTTGGCCTATGTCTTTATGGCAATATATAAAGCTGGTTTTAAATATCAAAtgtcttttttccccagtgttGACTGAGTctgaaaaatgtatttgtgtTTCAATATTAGGTGTGTTTCCCTGTGACACATTTGCTCCTGCAGCTGTTGTTCCTCAGGGGTGGCCTGTGGAAGCTCCAAACCCTCCACATTCAGAATCCTTCATTTCCCCTGAGGCCATTACACAGCCTCTGCAGCCTACAGCAGGTACATTGTTAGGATCCCTGTTTATCACTTAATAGTTACAGTATCAATAATCAATATAAAGCATCAAACATTTTTGAGCCTTGTGCAGCAGTATAGTTAGGTAAAATTTTCACAACTGTCacagatgtttttaaatttaaattactgatttcaAAGCTGGAGGAATTAAGTTGTAGTTGAAATACAACACTTAGGGCCAGTGGGCAAAGACAATCCCTCTGTAATTCAGGGCAGATTTAGAACTCTGGGGGGTTTTCTTGATGTCCCACAGGTTCCCTTTCTGACACTAATTGTGTACCTGTGTTGATTTTTTTGGAcctgtgtttttttctctcctttgccttTCCTCCTCCACTCTTTGTTCTGCCAGTATTCTATTCTTCTAAGTATTAGGACTGTCGAAGAGTAGGCACAAATGCATTAAGTGGACAGCTTTTTAGTTATGTTTAGGATGTTATGGTCACAAAAGCTAGATACTCTTGTGCCCTAAGAAAGTAAATTTTGAATGAAGAGCTATGAGCAGACAATGATGGATCCTAAATGTCCAATTTATTTCCCTTAGAGCCTGCTAAGGAGGTAGAAATGGCATCAGCAGAAGAGAGAGCACCAACAAAAGCAATGGAAATGGTGATGGGACTGAAGGCTGCTAACATGGCACCATCTCGAGAATCAGAGATGGTCCTGGCCAAGGATGTGGCGCCAGCCACAGAAACAGAGGTGGCCTTGGCTAAAGACACGGAACCACCTACCGAACCAGATGTGGCCCTGGCCAAGGACATGGAATCATCCATCGAACCAGATATGGCCTTAGTCAAGGACGTGGTACTACCCCTAGAAACAGAGGCAACCCCAGTTAAGGACAATGTATTGCCCACAGAAACAGATGTGTCTTTGGCCAAGGACATGGTACTGCCCACAGAAACAAAGGTAACCCCAGCCAAGGACATACTACTATTCAAAGAAGCAGAGAGGACACCACCTATAAAAATGGATTTGGCCCCAGCTGAGGGTATGGTACCACCTACAGACCGAGAGGCGGCCCCACCCAAGGGTGTAGCATCACTTTCAGAAATAGAGGTGCCACTGGATGAGGACGTTGTGTCATCCACAGAAATATCCTCAGCCAAGGAGGTAGCCTTGTCCTCAGAAACAGAGGTGGCCCTGACTGGGGATACGGTACTACCCCCAGAAACAGAGGTGGCCCTAGTCAAGGACATGGCTGCACCTCCAGAAACAGAAGTCACCCCAGTCAAGGACATGACTCCACCCCCAGAAGTAGAGATGGCCCTCAGCAAGGACGTGGCTCCACCTCAAGAAACAGAGGTGGTCCTGGGCAAGGACGTGGTTTCATCTCCAGAAACAGAGATGGCCCTGGGCAAGAATGTGGCTCTACCCCTACAAACGGAGGTGACCCTGGCCAACAGTGTGGTTCCAGCCAAGGATGTTGCAGCATCCTCAGAAGCAGAGGTGGCACCAGTTCCTGTTAAGGACATGGAAACTGCACGGACACAGGAAGAAACAAGTGAGGATTCCCAGTTAGAATCTCTCCAGGATGAAGGACAGTCAGCTGTACCTCCTCTCATGATATCAGCAGGTATGGGCTTATGCTTACTTGCAGTATTTGTGTACAAGGGTGTAGCCTCCAGAAGGGTAAGGGACAAACGTCATGCcaggtaaaataaagacagtcACACTGTACTTCGCAAGTCTAAACACATTCCTGCTCCCCTGAACAGTTCTTTCTCACCTTTGCCCTCCTCCAACCGCCAACACCTTCTCCATGCTTGTTCTCTGCTCATCTTCCTGTTTTTCTTATAGATGATTGAAGCAATAAAAGAGAACATTCACAAACTTCCACTCACTCGTCTACCTAACTACTTGTATCTTTATCCATAGACTCTGCCTTCCCTGCTGTTGCCATCAGCAAACAGTCCCTGCTTCTAGTCATGAGGGGCAGCATCTTTGTCTTGCACTAGATCCTGTCTTCTCTTGTCTACTTACACACATTGCCCTGGCCATTCTCTTTTCTTGCCTCGCACCATGTTTTTCCCCCTTTACATTGGATCATTCCCACCACTGtaaaaacatttgttatttttcccttctttttaaaaaaaaacccaaccctcccaactccccctttcctcccccttCCAACTGCCACTCCATTTCTCTCCTGCCCTAATAGGAGCGTCCCTCATTCCTCAAAAACTGTGTCCATTTCCAATTTCTGGAAGGTGGAGAAGTAGCTGAAATGGTGCTTCTCTGAAACCTGTGTGGTTTTTACTTTTACCTTTAGAAGCAGTCACAGCCATGGGCCAAAAGCACAACTTGCCAACAGATGAGGATTCTGTGTCAGAGGAACTAGAGCAAAAGAAACCGTTCAGTAGTCAACCTTCTGAACTTCCTTCAGAGACCTCAGGTATGTCAGGAAAACAAAGTGGCCTGTTTGAAAACGCTTAAACTGGGAAAGATGGGGAGATGGTGGAAGACATTGTTCCTGGTTATAAGGTGGTGATCAGCAGGACCGTTTACGAAGTCAGCTCTCTTTCTTAAACAGATTTCAGTGAGCTTTACACATTTTTGATGGTAAACCAGAAGCACGTGCACATGATTATCAACTTAGTGATTCTCTGCCTCCTTTTCTGTGATTGTGGTGAGATCGTGAACTTCAGGGCAGGGACCAAGATTTGCTACACTTGGAATCTCTACTGCTTTGAACACTGTCTGGCACCAAGTGGGAGCTAAAtaaatgtatgatttttaaaaatgttgttttagTGACTCAACATATCATTAAAGATTTCTCAAGTCCTTATTGTGTATACACCATGCTAAGGCACACAGATACTTAGGCCTGGGTCCTGGTCCTTTTCTAGCCTGGATGGTGAGAGAAGTTCCCAGGCGTGAACTCTGAAACCAAAGATTTATATAATAATTGAATTAAATAGTATTAGAGATGGCACCAAATAGCTGCTGATTAATTGCCAAGTTAAATGTTATAAATGCTGTGGGTTGCTAAAGCCTAGCaatttttcaggaaaaacaatAATTGGCCTGAGGTATTAAGTAAAGGGTAGGATTTGGAGGACATTGGAGGGATAAAGATAAGGACAAAAGTtactatttgaatattttaatattctgtgaGGTCATTTATTGCACCAAACTTGCCAAGAGTTGTCCTAGACCTGCTCTCACCGGGTCTCTTTCCAGGATCTTGGATCCATACTGCATTCATTGACTTAGAGGCAGGAGGTTGGACTAAGTGACTTCCTGAAACTTTTCCAAGGGTGCTCATCCTAATTGTTTTAATTCATTATCCTATACTTGGCATTATGTATATATCTCTGTCTTTTGGGAAGTACCTTTAGCGACAGAACATTGAAATCTAGCACATTTGTGTTTCAAAGTAGGAGGCTCTTGTTCTGAAATAATGTGACTTTTTCTCTGGACAAAATACTAAttcagtatcttttctttttctctttcttttttttttttaaaagtagtataATTCTGTCCTTCTGGTCTGTTTAACAAGTAATTGGTATAATACTGATAAGTAATTAGTATAATATTGGTGACAGACTCTTAGAATTGTAAAATCATACATATTTCATTCAATCAGTTAATCAATGTCACCAAAAAGAGGAGCTTACCATCTTGTTACTATCCTGGGAATTATGtacctattaaaaataataacaaatataaataagtatCAGAGGAGATTTATAGGCAGTAGGTGCTTATTATACAGATTAGAAGATCGctgtttgaatttcttttatcaagttttgaatattttgtaaatacattttgtaaaaaaaagtcTTTACCCAAGATGATGATCTTtgatttttgttaaatatttactaatCCCAGTTAAGAGTGAgaaatgttttggaaaaaaactTTTCCTAAATGAATCAGTATGTGGGTTGGTGAAAGTAGACTACTTAAATGAGTCACTAAATGgacattttcttaaagaaacaatAACAAGGGGTTTTCTGTTTGGAATTTTGGCCAACTTCATGTATTGCAGGTACCCTTCCCACACAAGCCAAAAAAGCGTGCAGACCCAGTGATCGCAGGTCCGCCCGGCCCGCCCGGCCCAGGCTTGCCAGGGTCCCTCCTGAGCTGCTGGGAGGCTCTTCTCCACGGAAGACTCTTGATCCTGGGCTGGGCCCCTGCCCTTTGTCTGAGTTGGGTTGGGTTTCTGGTTCGTCTTCCTGTGGTGAGTCTGGGAACCAGAGGAAAACTATTCATGGTGACTTCCTTGAACCCCAGAGGGATCTTGGCAGGGAGTCCTGGGATATAGAAAGAACACCGatgatgatgaagaaaaaaaagaagaaaccaaagcaAAAGAGATACTCTCAGCCCCGGGCTGGGGGACCTTGGGATGATGACAATGCAGATGAGCCTAAAGGTCATCCCTCTGCCACTGACCCACAAAAGTCAGGTGTTCCCCCCAGCCAGCCTACCACTGTGGGCACAGAACATGGGCTGGTATCCAGAGAAAACTTGAAAAAGGGATGTGAAATTGATTCCAGGGCAGCCAAACTGGTAGCTGAGAACTTTGCCTCCGAGGGTCTCAGCATTCCTTTGTGTCCTTTGGAAGAACCCCCGAAAACTGCAGTAAATTCTCAGCCCAAACTGAGAGTAGAGGCAGAGGTGAGAGGTAACAAGTCAGCACCACAGAGCCAAGACAAGAAATTGCTGCAGCAAGATGAGTGCAAACCACAGCCTGCACCCTACCTCGAGACTCCTGTGGATAAAAGCCAGACAGTAGGCTCCCTCAATCTGAAAGGACCCCTGACAGAAGTTTTTTCACACAAAGTAGAAATTCCTTTGGAGATCAGACCCAAAGAGGGTTGCTCTCCTGTCTTGGACCAAGGGGCTGAGGGTAGAGTTTCAAAACCCAAAGCAGCAAAAGAACTGCCTAATTCCATACCCACTTTGACAGCAGGTAATCCATTAGTAAGTAGTCTAAAAGAAGGGAGTGATGAAAGTAAAATGACTAAACTGCAGAATGACAAACAGAAAGAGTTTTCTGAGGGAGCTGAAGAGGTTAAAGAACTAAAAAAGGAAAGTATTCCCAAGGAAAGACAGGAGAACAGCATCTTTGCTTCTGAGCAGCCACAGGACATGGTGTTAGCTCAGGTTCCTGGACTAGGGAATGAACCATTTAAGAGAATGGCAGGTGATggcaaaagcaggaagggaaagggaagttCTGGGAAGATGAGAGCAAGTTCTGGGAAGGTGAGAGCAAGGTCTGAGCTGCTGTGGCTTGCGGACAGCCAGAAGGACAGCAAGGACACAATTGTTCTTGTGCCAAGTGAGCCGGCGcctaaaatggaaagaatggaTAAAAGcgaggagctggggctgggttCTTCAGAGCAACCAGGGACCGTGGCTGAGCTCACTGAGGCAGTGGTGATGCGGGACCCTAAGGAGATGACTGACCTGAGGGTGGCAGGCACCTTGCAGGCGTTGATTCCTTTGGGAAATGGGTCAGGCGTGATTCAGACTTCCGGTGCTAGAACAGAAAGAGGAGCTGTAGCCATAGGCATGCGTGTCGGCAACCAGAGCGAGGAGGAAAAATGTCCTTGGATGGATCATGAGGCAGCTCCCTGGATTTCTGAAAAGCCTACAAAAAGAGGCAgtgaagacaaaaacaaaaagtttaaaaatagttattcCACACAGCCTGCTAgaatggagaggaaggaagaaatccTCAACCCACCTTTTGTAGGGAAGCGTGGGGATATTGGTAGTACTCCCCATCAAAACAGAGAATTAGAACTTACTTTCCCCATAGATCATGACCCTTTGTTCTCACGTATATCAGATACACCCACAGTGGAAGGAGTTGACCAAAAGGGTAGAAATGTTGAGGTTAATTTTTCTAAGCTTGGGGCTCTTGGCAGGAACAAAACAAGCACAGGCAAGGATTTTGCTGTTACTGAACCAGCTACCAAGGTGACAGATGTGAGCTGCCAAGACCAAATCCAGGGG
This genomic interval from Lagenorhynchus albirostris chromosome 10, mLagAlb1.1, whole genome shotgun sequence contains the following:
- the MAP4 gene encoding microtubule-associated protein 4 isoform X2, coding for MADLSLADALTEPPPEIEEEIKRDFIATLEAEAFDDVVGETVGKTDYIPLLDVDEKTGNSESKKKPCSDTSQAEGTSSSQATVLANGDHGIEGNDATGSPTEFLEEKMAYQGYQNSQNWPENTNFCFEPEQVVNPIQTDPFKMHHDDSLEDLLFLPSGTTSASASAEQNDPLKDSYGVFPCDTFAPAAVVPQGWPVEAPNPPHSESFISPEAITQPLQPTAEPAKEVEMASAEERAPTKAMEMVMGLKAANMAPSRESEMVLAKDVAPATETEVALAKDTEPPTEPDVALAKDMESSIEPDMALVKDVVLPLETEATPVKDNVLPTETDVSLAKDMVLPTETKVTPAKDILLFKEAERTPPIKMDLAPAEGMVPPTDREAAPPKGVASLSEIEVPLDEDVVSSTEISSAKEVALSSETEVALTGDTVLPPETEVALVKDMAAPPETEVTPVKDMTPPPEVEMALSKDVAPPQETEVVLGKDVVSSPETEMALGKNVALPLQTEVTLANSVVPAKDVAASSEAEVAPVPVKDMETARTQEETSEDSQLESLQDEGQSAVPPLMISAEAVTAMGQKHNLPTDEDSVSEELEQKKPFSSQPSELPSETSGTLPTQAKKACRPSDRRSARPARPRLARVPPELLGGSSPRKTLDPGLGPCPLSELGWVSGSSSCGESGNQRKTIHGDFLEPQRDLGRESWDIERTPMMMKKKKKKPKQKRYSQPRAGGPWDDDNADEPKGHPSATDPQKSGVPPSQPTTVGTEHGLVSRENLKKGCEIDSRAAKLVAENFASEGLSIPLCPLEEPPKTAVNSQPKLRVEAEVRGNKSAPQSQDKKLLQQDECKPQPAPYLETPVDKSQTVGSLNLKGPLTEVFSHKVEIPLEIRPKEGCSPVLDQGAEGRVSKPKAAKELPNSIPTLTAGNPLVSSLKEGSDESKMTKLQNDKQKEFSEGAEEVKELKKESIPKERQENSIFASEQPQDMVLAQVPGLGNEPFKRMAGDGKSRKGKGSSGKMRASSGKVRARSELLWLADSQKDSKDTIVLVPSEPAPKMERMDKSEELGLGSSEQPGTVAELTEAVVMRDPKEMTDLRVAGTLQALIPLGNGSGVIQTSGARTERGAVAIGMRVGNQSEEEKCPWMDHEAAPWISEKPTKRGSEDKNKKFKNSYSTQPARMERKEEILNPPFVGKRGDIGSTPHQNRELELTFPIDHDPLFSRISDTPTVEGVDQKGRNVEVNFSKLGALGRNKTSTGKDFAVTEPATKVTDVSCQDQIQGAGFVPSVLSEENKTDVAKRHTAVADKPNKRSNDGKSKKVKNSFPEKHILENKIDATKIHVPMETIGDHRIEGMGYVDENRNITFTCPRTPPGLMNKTVPLEAQESAACEKLPPSTFQVVKESDSFPDTLAESRQETAPAQISKLLEVDNCSKVGVPVEERPKAPCAVMPSTSTGGVALTLTAAIETVNNHGVSCLQNKGELAGPMKNEAGIDGGHVIGESESVPSGASKHSVEKTTEPAGGHLLSGVLIEEQSLAGGVRVLEACADSSNFPTCPVNKQKESEEGSAPVPILDLMGDKAQKPSFCEDQRAENRDSQGPDSLNKEVDTTLLPPESEKDKLEEISLDSESREMACVSLAPPELQSGVLDGKVEVTPSRVVDELVVTASKALQLPEPKDKILEAPEKMTEKSEPKALGQGKKEDKSRAAEPMKGYMRPTKSRGLTPLLPKSTVQERERSKQLKSSGIAKLEEGRLTGSVTGNDITTPPNKELPPSPEKKTKPLATTQPAKTSTSKAKTQPTSLPKQPAPTTFGGSNKKPMSLASGSAPAAPPKRPAAATARPSTLPSKDGKPKPVAEAKIPEKRASPSKPASPSKLVSALAGRPGSKSTQTVPKATAAATLASAGPSSRSPSTPLPKRPAAVKTEGKPADIKKMATKSAPADVSRPKNTSTSSVKKSAAVPGAAPPAGVTPSRVKPTATPPRPSGTPSVDKKPTAAKPSSSAPRLGRVATNASAPDLKNVRSKVGSTENIKHQPGGGRAKVEKKTEAAAPARKPEPNAVTKAAGPIGSAQKPPAGKVQIVSKKVSYSHIQSKCGSKDNIKHVPGGGNVQIQNKKVDISKVSSKCGSKANIKHKPGGGDVKIESQKLNFKEKAQAKVGSLDNVGHLPAGGAVKTEGGGSEAPPCPGPPAGEELAIPEAAPEAGAPTSASGLSGHTTLAGGGDQREAQTLDSQIQETSI
- the MAP4 gene encoding microtubule-associated protein 4 isoform X10, with protein sequence MADLSLADALTEPPPEIEEEIKRDFIATLEAEAFDDVVGETVGKTDYIPLLDVDEKTGNSESKKKPCSDTSQAEGTSSSQATVLANGDHGIEGNDATGSPTEFLEEKMAYQGYQNSQNWPENTNFCFEPEQVVNPIQTDPFKMHHDDSLEDLLFLPSGTTSASASAEQNDPLKDSYGVFPCDTFAPAAVVPQGWPVEAPNPPHSESFISPEAITQPLQPTAEPAKEVEMASAEERAPTKAMEMVMGLKAANMAPSRESEMVLAKDVAPATETEVALAKDTEPPTEPDVALAKDMESSIEPDMALVKDVVLPLETEATPVKDNVLPTETDVSLAKDMVLPTETKVTPAKDILLFKEAERTPPIKMDLAPAEGMVPPTDREAAPPKGVASLSEIEVPLDEDVVSSTEISSAKEVALSSETEVALTGDTVLPPETEVALVKDMAAPPETEVTPVKDMTPPPEVEMALSKDVAPPQETEVVLGKDVVSSPETEMALGKNVALPLQTEVTLANSVVPAKDVAASSEAEVAPVPVKDMETARTQEETSEDSQLESLQDEGQSAVPPLMISAEAVTAMGQKHNLPTDEDSVSEELEQKKPFSSQPSELPSETSGTLPTQAKKACRPSDRRSARPARPRLARVPPELLGGSSPRKTLDPGLGPCPLSELGWVSGSSSCGESGNQRKTIHGDFLEPQRDLGRESWDIERTPMMMKKKKKKPKQKRYSQPRAGGPWDDDNADEPKGHPSATDPQKSGVPPSQPTTVGTEHGLVSRENLKKGCEIDSRAAKLVAENFASEGLSIPLCPLEEPPKTAVNSQPKLRVEAEVRGNKSAPQSQDKKLLQQDECKPQPAPYLETPVDKSQTVGSLNLKGPLTEVFSHKVEIPLEIRPKEGCSPVLDQGAEGRVSKPKAAKELPNSIPTLTAGNPLVSSLKEGSDESKMTKLQNDKQKEFSEGAEEVKELKKESIPKERQENSIFASEQPQDMVLAQVPGLGNEPFKRMAGDGKSRKGKGSSGKMRASSGKVRARSELLWLADSQKDSKDTIVLVPSEPAPKMERMDKSEELGLGSSEQPGTVAELTEAVVMRDPKEMTDLRVAGTLQALIPLGNGSGVIQTSGARTERGAVAIGMRVGNQSEEEKCPWMDHEAAPWISEKPTKRGSEDKNKKFKNSYSTQPARMERKEEILNPPFVGKRGDIGSTPHQNRELELTFPIDHDPLFSRISDTPTVEGVDQKGRNVEVNFSKLGALGRNKTSTGKDFAVTEPATKVTDVSCQDQIQGAGFVPSVLSEENKTDVAKRHTAVADKPNKRSNDGKSKKVKNSFPEKHILENKIDATKIHVPMETIGDHRIEGMGYVDENRNITFTCPRTPPGLMNKTVPLEAQESAACEKLPPSTFQVVKESDSFPDTLAESRQETAPAQISKLLEVDNCSKVGVPVEERPKAPCAVMPSTSTGGVALTLTAAIETVNNHGVSCLQNKGELAGPMKNEAGIDGGHVIGESESVPSGASKHSVEKTTEPAGGHLLSGVLIEEQSLAGGVRVLEACADSSNFPTCPVNKQKESEEGSAPVPILDLMGDKAQKPSFCEDQRAENRDSQGPDSLNKEVDTTLLPPESEKDKLEEISLDSESREMACVSLAPPELQSGVLDGKVEVTPSRVVDELVVTASKALQLPEPKDKILEAPEKMTEKSEPKALGQGKKEDKSRAAEPMKGYMRPTKSRGLTPLLPKSTVQERERSKQLKSSGIAKLEEGRLTGSVTGNDITTPPNKELPPSPEKKTKPLATTQPAKTSTSKAKTQPTSLPKQPAPTTFGGSNKKPMSLASGSAPAAPPKRPAAATARPSTLPSKDGKPKPVAEAKIPEKRASPSKPASPSKLVSALAGRPGSKSTQTVPKATAAATLASAGPSSRSPSTPLPKRPAAVKTEGKPADIKKMATKSAPADVSRPKNTSTSSVKKSAAVPGAAPPAGVTPSRVKPTATPPRPSGTPSVDKKPTAAKPSSSAPRLGRVATNASAPDLKNVRSKVGSTENIKHQPGGGRVQIQNKKVDISKVSSKCGSKANIKHKPGGGDVKIESQKLNFKEKAQAKVGSLDNVGHLPAGGAVKTEGGGSEAPPCPGPPAGEELAIPEAAPEAGAPTSASGLSGHTTLAGGGDQREAQTLDSQIQETSI